In Granulicella cerasi, the following proteins share a genomic window:
- the uvrC gene encoding excinuclease ABC subunit UvrC: protein MDLFEKIRTLPTGAGCYLYKNAEGEVIYVGKAKNLRSRVRSYFLKANQLANAKTGSLMREAVDLEYILVDNEREALALENNLIKQRKPRFNILLRDDKTYPYIKLTLGDRHPKVFVTRKLRKDGGAYFGPYFPGNLAHRLVDVIHRSFLIPSCKVDLNRYHPRACLQYYIKRCLGPCVQDLISPEEYRQAIRDVQLFLEGKPSELEDRLTARMEQAAENMQFELAARLRDQLITVSQAQDRQRIASPGDEDADVFGFHFENDMLAVNLFHMRGGKIVDRRDMFWEDLPDFEAESLAEHESDEDTLATEDADITLEPEPSHTAPQIADDAPFADEHSVLASPFDLETQDSQLATRTNPNFSPATFFSALLKQLYLDQGYVPRHIYVPVDFPDRQLLADELRERSGHKIDIAAPQRGDKRSLVDLVCTNAKQSYDQRFRVLQPSIKNMQEALQDALMLAELPTRIECFDISHIQGAETVASMVVWEDGAMKKADYRKYQVKTVSGVDDFASMHEILLRRYSKFANGAKPTGKDSTLPSLILIDGGLGQLHAAAQALEELGLTTQPLASIAKKEEIIYVYGQEDDPVVLDRRSPVLHVIQKIRDESHRFAITYHRKRRQMRDRTSEIDEIPGVGAITRQRLLTHFGSVRALKQAAEKNPDSLLAVANKATAEKIRRFFVEEESPDDLVQIETN from the coding sequence ATGGATCTCTTCGAAAAAATTCGGACACTGCCGACCGGCGCCGGCTGCTACCTCTACAAGAACGCAGAGGGCGAGGTCATCTACGTCGGCAAGGCGAAGAACCTGCGCTCCCGCGTTCGCTCCTACTTCCTCAAGGCCAATCAGCTAGCCAACGCCAAAACCGGCTCGCTGATGCGCGAGGCCGTCGACCTCGAGTACATCCTTGTCGACAACGAACGCGAAGCGCTGGCGCTTGAGAACAACCTGATCAAGCAGCGCAAACCGCGCTTCAACATCCTGCTGCGCGACGACAAGACCTACCCGTACATCAAGCTCACGCTCGGCGACCGCCACCCGAAAGTCTTCGTCACGCGTAAGCTGCGCAAGGACGGCGGAGCGTACTTCGGCCCCTACTTCCCCGGCAACCTCGCGCACCGGCTCGTCGATGTGATCCACCGCAGCTTCCTCATCCCCAGCTGCAAGGTCGACCTGAACCGCTACCATCCGCGCGCCTGCCTGCAGTACTACATCAAGCGCTGCCTCGGCCCGTGCGTACAGGACCTCATCTCGCCTGAGGAGTACCGCCAGGCCATCCGCGATGTGCAGCTCTTCCTCGAAGGCAAGCCCTCCGAGCTCGAAGACCGCCTCACCGCGCGCATGGAGCAGGCCGCAGAGAACATGCAGTTCGAGCTCGCCGCACGCCTGCGCGATCAGCTCATCACCGTTAGCCAGGCGCAGGACCGCCAGCGTATCGCCTCCCCCGGCGATGAGGATGCCGACGTCTTCGGCTTCCACTTCGAGAACGACATGCTCGCCGTCAACCTCTTCCACATGCGCGGCGGCAAGATCGTCGATCGCCGCGACATGTTCTGGGAAGATCTGCCCGACTTCGAGGCCGAGTCGCTCGCTGAACACGAAAGCGACGAAGATACCCTCGCCACCGAAGACGCGGACATCACGCTCGAGCCGGAGCCGTCGCATACTGCGCCGCAGATCGCCGATGACGCGCCCTTTGCCGACGAACACTCCGTTCTTGCTTCCCCGTTCGATCTCGAAACTCAAGACTCGCAACTCGCAACTCGGACGAACCCAAACTTCTCCCCAGCCACCTTCTTCTCCGCGCTGCTCAAGCAGCTTTACCTCGATCAGGGCTACGTCCCGCGCCACATCTACGTGCCGGTGGACTTCCCCGACCGCCAACTGCTCGCCGACGAACTACGCGAGCGCAGCGGCCACAAAATCGACATCGCCGCCCCGCAGCGCGGCGACAAGCGCTCGCTCGTCGACCTCGTCTGCACCAACGCCAAGCAGAGCTACGACCAGCGTTTCCGCGTGCTGCAGCCGTCCATCAAAAACATGCAGGAAGCGCTACAGGACGCGCTCATGCTCGCCGAGCTACCCACCCGCATCGAGTGCTTCGACATCTCGCACATCCAGGGCGCGGAAACCGTCGCCTCCATGGTCGTGTGGGAGGATGGCGCGATGAAGAAAGCTGACTACCGCAAGTACCAGGTCAAGACCGTCAGCGGCGTCGACGACTTCGCCTCCATGCATGAGATTCTGCTACGTCGCTACAGCAAATTCGCCAATGGCGCAAAGCCCACGGGCAAGGACTCAACACTGCCCTCGCTCATCCTCATCGACGGCGGCCTCGGCCAGTTGCACGCCGCCGCGCAAGCCCTTGAAGAGCTTGGCCTCACCACACAGCCGCTCGCGTCCATCGCCAAGAAGGAAGAAATCATCTACGTCTACGGCCAGGAGGACGATCCCGTCGTGCTCGACCGCCGCTCGCCCGTGCTGCACGTCATCCAGAAGATTCGCGACGAGTCGCACCGTTTTGCGATCACCTACCACCGCAAGCGCCGCCAGATGCGCGACCGCACCAGCGAAATCGACGAGATTCCCGGCGTAGGCGCGATCACCCGCCAACGCCTGCTCACGCACTTCGGCAGTGTCCGCGCGCTCAAGCAGGCCGCGGAGAAGAACCCCGACTCTCTCCTCGCCGTGGCGAATAAAGCCACTGCAGAAAAAATCCGGCGATTCTTCGTCGAAGAAGAATCACCGGATGATCTCGTTCAGATTGAGACGAACTAG